One Echinicola strongylocentroti DNA window includes the following coding sequences:
- a CDS encoding VOC family protein, whose product MKKQITTFLTFQDNRAEEAMDFYVDLFDNSRVIDVQRYGKDGPGREGTIVKAIFELNGALFMCSDSFIKHDWNFTPAVSNWVECETEEELKHVFRHLSENGDVKMPLDNYGFSRRFAFVEDRFGVSWQLNLG is encoded by the coding sequence ATGAAAAAACAGATTACAACCTTTTTGACATTTCAGGATAATAGGGCCGAAGAAGCCATGGACTTTTATGTTGATTTGTTCGACAACTCTAGAGTAATTGATGTGCAACGATATGGTAAAGATGGTCCTGGTAGGGAAGGGACGATTGTAAAAGCCATTTTTGAATTGAATGGAGCACTGTTTATGTGTAGTGACAGTTTTATAAAACACGATTGGAATTTCACACCTGCAGTGTCTAATTGGGTAGAATGCGAAACAGAAGAAGAACTTAAACACGTTTTCAGACATTTATCAGAAAATGGTGATGTTAAAATGCCGTTGGACAACTACGGTTTTAGCAGACGATTTGCTTTTGTTGAGGATAGGTTCGGGGTTTCTTGGCAGTTGAATTTGGGATAG
- a CDS encoding SRPBCC family protein, translated as MESIEQINYIKTPIETVYNALVTESGLSEIWTKKLKVKPEIDFVNEFDFDEGYTTKFKIIELIENNKIVWECVVSDEEWIGTKVSFELTEKDSITTVSLKHYHWRERTDYYRWCSYNWAMFLNRLKSYCEK; from the coding sequence ATGGAAAGCATAGAACAAATCAACTACATAAAAACACCTATTGAAACAGTTTATAATGCGCTTGTCACAGAAAGCGGATTAAGCGAGATTTGGACTAAAAAACTTAAAGTGAAACCTGAAATTGATTTCGTCAATGAGTTTGATTTTGATGAAGGCTATACCACGAAATTTAAGATTATAGAACTTATTGAAAATAATAAGATTGTTTGGGAGTGTGTTGTTTCTGATGAAGAATGGATTGGAACTAAAGTGTCTTTTGAACTCACTGAAAAAGACAGCATCACAACCGTATCTTTAAAGCATTACCACTGGAGAGAACGCACCGACTATTACCGTTGGTGCAGTTATAATTGGGCAATGTTTTTAAATAGGTTAAAGTCTTATTGTGAAAAATAG
- a CDS encoding VOC family protein — MKKINPVVWFEIYVSDMDRAAEFYEKVLQIAMEDISDPTNPSIQMKCFPSDMEYYGASGALVKMEKVKPSTDGSLVYFGCEDCEILENRAAESGAEIIQPKMSIGEHGFVSVIKDIEGNSIGFHSMK; from the coding sequence ATGAAAAAAATTAATCCCGTAGTGTGGTTCGAAATATACGTAAGCGATATGGATAGAGCTGCTGAGTTTTACGAAAAAGTACTTCAAATAGCCATGGAAGATATAAGCGACCCGACAAATCCGTCTATTCAAATGAAATGCTTCCCGAGCGATATGGAATATTATGGAGCTTCTGGGGCCTTGGTGAAAATGGAAAAGGTAAAGCCCTCCACCGATGGTAGTCTAGTTTATTTTGGTTGTGAGGATTGTGAAATCTTGGAAAATAGAGCAGCAGAAAGTGGTGCTGAAATCATTCAACCTAAAATGTCTATAGGAGAGCATGGTTTTGTTTCCGTAATTAAGGACATCGAAGGAAATTCAATTGGTTTTCACTCAATGAAATAA
- a CDS encoding Crp/Fnr family transcriptional regulator, whose amino-acid sequence MDHSFFKQIYSHSNIKNEEYKRIIDAHTKVDFFKNETVLNEGKVSNAYYLIKKGLFRSFVIDYKGNEITTDFFGPNDILIEVASLFLRIPSKETIQALTDCEMYKIDFKDFQYLYSTIDGFTEWGRNWMSHQLFMAKQRAVTMHTQSALQRYLELMKEKPQIIKEVPLKHIATYLGITDTSLSRIRKEL is encoded by the coding sequence ATGGATCATTCCTTTTTCAAACAAATATATAGCCATTCCAATATTAAAAATGAGGAATATAAAAGAATAATTGATGCCCATACAAAAGTCGATTTTTTTAAAAATGAAACCGTACTTAATGAAGGTAAAGTCAGTAACGCCTACTATTTAATAAAAAAAGGGCTGTTTCGTTCTTTTGTGATAGATTATAAAGGAAACGAAATTACTACCGATTTTTTTGGTCCTAACGATATTCTCATTGAAGTGGCTTCTTTATTTCTTCGTATTCCTTCAAAAGAAACCATTCAAGCCTTAACAGATTGTGAGATGTACAAAATTGATTTCAAAGATTTCCAATATCTGTACAGTACCATTGACGGTTTTACTGAATGGGGTCGAAACTGGATGTCCCACCAACTCTTTATGGCAAAACAGCGTGCCGTTACAATGCATACACAAAGTGCCTTGCAACGATATTTGGAACTGATGAAGGAGAAGCCACAAATTATAAAAGAAGTCCCACTTAAACATATTGCTACTTACCTAGGGATTACGGACACTTCTTTGAGTAGGATAAGAAAAGAGCTATGA
- a CDS encoding NAD(P)H-dependent oxidoreductase has translation MKIFIVYAHPEPKSLNGTLKDVAVSHLESLGHEVIVSDLYKMDWKAVADKSDFQKSNPEERLRYMKSSNEAYHNGTQTEDIAKEQEKLLWADFIIFQFPFWWFGMPAILKGWIDRVYAFGFAYGTGKYGGKYWGNRYGEGNLQGKKAMLSITIGGREPQYQECGINGYIFDLLFPIHHGMLWYPGISVIPPNIIYQADSIDESRFSQQLNIFKNRLSTLNSTPIIPFRYQNKGDYDDEQKLRNELINGASGLSIHLNHNFKDDPKK, from the coding sequence ATGAAAATATTTATAGTTTATGCACACCCCGAGCCAAAGTCCCTTAACGGCACATTAAAAGATGTAGCTGTTTCACACCTTGAAAGTTTGGGACACGAAGTGATAGTTTCCGATTTATATAAAATGGATTGGAAAGCGGTTGCCGATAAAAGTGATTTTCAAAAATCTAACCCAGAGGAACGACTGCGCTATATGAAATCTTCCAATGAGGCCTATCATAATGGTACGCAAACCGAAGATATCGCCAAGGAACAGGAAAAGTTATTATGGGCAGATTTTATTATTTTTCAATTTCCTTTTTGGTGGTTTGGAATGCCTGCCATTCTAAAAGGGTGGATTGATAGGGTTTATGCTTTTGGATTTGCATACGGTACCGGTAAATACGGAGGGAAATATTGGGGAAACCGCTATGGTGAAGGTAACTTACAGGGAAAAAAAGCAATGCTATCCATTACCATAGGTGGTAGGGAGCCCCAATACCAAGAATGCGGAATCAACGGTTATATTTTCGATTTACTTTTCCCTATTCATCACGGAATGCTATGGTATCCTGGGATAAGTGTTATTCCTCCAAATATCATTTATCAAGCTGACAGTATAGATGAATCCCGATTTAGTCAACAATTAAATATTTTTAAGAATAGGCTTTCAACTTTAAATAGTACACCAATAATCCCATTTAGATATCAAAACAAAGGCGATTATGATGATGAACAAAAATTAAGGAATGAACTGATAAATGGTGCAAGTGGCTTATCGATACACTTAAATCACAATTTTAAAGATGACCCTAAAAAATGA
- a CDS encoding DoxX family protein, giving the protein MKMLVQVIHWIAYGYLLYAFGYASLFKVFQKHSMMENMSNFGFGKVWTLFIGYGELLGVIGLIAGFWVHQVKNLSVMWLFPFAIGALMVHFAYKDYTFFYTALFCCAACLIGLATDKNFKVIL; this is encoded by the coding sequence ATGAAAATGTTAGTACAGGTCATACATTGGATTGCATATGGATACTTATTATATGCATTTGGTTATGCGAGTCTTTTCAAAGTTTTTCAAAAACATAGTATGATGGAAAATATGAGCAATTTTGGTTTCGGAAAAGTATGGACTTTATTTATTGGGTATGGTGAATTGTTGGGGGTAATTGGTTTAATTGCTGGTTTTTGGGTGCATCAAGTAAAAAACCTTTCAGTAATGTGGTTATTTCCTTTTGCAATAGGGGCATTAATGGTTCATTTTGCATATAAGGATTATACATTCTTCTATACCGCCTTGTTTTGCTGTGCTGCTTGCTTAATTGGGCTGGCTACAGATAAAAATTTTAAGGTTATACTTTAA
- a CDS encoding winged helix-turn-helix transcriptional regulator, with the protein MRKTSSTNTINKKQLEENCGIAYTNSVLSGRWKLSILTFLLDEKKLRYSELKSRLIGISERMLIAQLKELQTDDLIKRISYPEVPPRVEYELTQKGRSLENILIQMSDWGTKNAVKNKNL; encoded by the coding sequence ATGAGAAAAACGAGTTCTACAAACACAATAAACAAAAAACAATTAGAAGAAAATTGCGGTATAGCTTATACAAATTCAGTTTTAAGTGGTCGATGGAAGTTAAGTATACTTACTTTCTTATTAGATGAAAAAAAACTACGGTATAGCGAATTGAAAAGCAGACTTATTGGTATTTCTGAAAGAATGCTTATAGCACAGCTTAAGGAATTACAAACAGATGATTTAATAAAACGGATTTCTTATCCCGAAGTTCCACCTAGGGTTGAGTATGAACTCACGCAGAAAGGTAGGTCACTTGAAAATATCCTAATACAAATGTCAGATTGGGGAACAAAAAACGCAGTGAAAAACAAAAACCTATAA